AAGACCTCCGCGCGTCGCATCGCGCATACAAAGAGGCTTTACGCCGCCCTCTATCAGCGCCTTTACCGCGCCTACTAGAGCCTTGCAGTCGCTTTTTAGTTCGCTTTGCAAATCAAGCTCCTCGCGGCTAGCCAGTACCACGGCGCCATGCCTGCCCACGTCGCCCGAGATCAGGATTTTGGCGCCGGCGCGCAGGCTTTTTAGCTCCACGCCCTCGCAGACGATCTCGCCGATGCCGCTCGTGTTAATAAAAATTTTATCGCATTTGCCGCGCGGTACGATCTTCGTATCGCCGCAGACGATTCGCACGCCGTTTTCGCGAGCGACGGCGGCTAGCGAGCCTAGTACGCGCTCTAGCTCGGCTATCTCCAGCCCCTCCTCGACTATTAGCGCGCAGCTTAGGTACTTTGCCTCGGCGCCGACCATGGCTAGGTCGTTTATCGTGCCGCACGCTGCGATCTTGCCGATGTCGCCGCCGTTAAAAAATATCGGCGTAACGACGAAGCTATCGGTGCTAAAGGCTAGTTTGCCGTTAAATTTTGGCGTCAAATTTGCCGAGTCGCTAGATTTTTCGTCCACGCCAAAATCGCCGAAATTTAGTATCGCGCTATCGTTGCTCTCGCGCAAAATTTCGTTGTCGAATATCCTAAAAATCGTCTCGTTTATGAGCGAGTTCATCTCCTCGCCGCCACCGCCGTGGCTTAGCATTATTTTGCTCATTTTTTCCTC
The nucleotide sequence above comes from uncultured Campylobacter sp.. Encoded proteins:
- the hypE gene encoding hydrogenase expression/formation protein HypE, which translates into the protein MSKIMLSHGGGGEEMNSLINETIFRIFDNEILRESNDSAILNFGDFGVDEKSSDSANLTPKFNGKLAFSTDSFVVTPIFFNGGDIGKIAACGTINDLAMVGAEAKYLSCALIVEEGLEIAELERVLGSLAAVARENGVRIVCGDTKIVPRGKCDKIFINTSGIGEIVCEGVELKSLRAGAKILISGDVGRHGAVVLASREELDLQSELKSDCKALVGAVKALIEGGVKPLCMRDATRGGLSAVLNEWAKFSSLDILVREEDIKVSDEVTGVCELFGFEPYELANEGTFVLAVDEKDEARALEILRKFDANAASIGEILGATNGRVILQNAYGSKRFLEAPKGELLPRIC